The Kiritimatiellales bacterium genomic sequence GTCGGCTTTGAAAGTGCGACGTTCAAAAATCTTTTTCCGGCAGTCAGTGAATTTTATGAGCGCTGGTTTGTCGATCTGCTCCACATCGGTAAACTGCGCGAGCCGCTCGAGTTCGGTGAAAACGGACTTTATCATTACGATCCGCACCAGACCGGCTGGCCGCTCTTCTGGGTTCACATGTTCGGCACAACGCTCATCGTTGGGATGATCGAAGAATTCGCCTTTCGCGGATTCCTTTACCGCTGGATGCAGGGCAGTCCGTTTTTCAAAAAAGACATCGGCGCTATGAACTGGAAAATGTGTATTCTCGTTGCCGTGCTATTTGCACTCGAACACAATGAATGGCTGATGGGATTGTTCTGCGGCATTTTTTATACCTGGCTCATGGTTAAAACCCGCGACATCTGGGCGGCGGTTTTTGCACACGCCTTAACCAACGGACTGCTTGGCTGGTACGCTGTTCACACCGGATTCTACTGGTTTTGGTAACAATCCAGTGCTGAATTTGAAGGTGATCGGCTCATTGTGCCTGCTAAGTCAATCGGCGTCTGATCCTTATCGTGCCAGGTGTCGGCTTCTTATTAAATTTTTTCTTTAAATAATATTTATAATGAATAGATAATACCCAAGGGCACTGCATATAAACGGAGGATATTATGAAATACGTAAAATTTTTCGCCGTGCTTTGGGGAATAGTATTGTTATGAATGGTGCTGGAGGCGGTTGTCTTTCAGAGCACTACATCTACCGGGGTATTCGCCGTATTTGGTCAGATGTTTCGTCTGGCGATACTTTTTTCCATAACCGTCGGCGTTTGGCGGAAATTCGTAAAACATAAAGAGATTCCGGATGACAGCAGATCTGCCCCTGTTAACGGAGATGAAAATGCTGAAGCAATGTCATTTGATGGCATAGAAGATGTTGAGACTTTTCCTGAACAAAAAAAGAATTGCTCCTTTTGTGGTGTAAGCAATTTTTCAAGCGCACGATTTTGCGAATCTTGCGGAGCCGGGTTTTTTCAAAAGTGCCCGGATTGTGAGGAAGAAACCTATGCAGATCAAAAATATTGTATTGTTTGCGGCGCGGATAAGGAGGGTTTCCTCATAGCGCAACAAATTTTGGAAAATATGCTGAAAGCCGAAGCGCAAAAAAATTTACAGCAAGTGATTGAAGAAAGTGAAAAAATAAATGGCATCCAGCTTTCAGGGCCAAAAGGGGAAAAGTTAAAAGCACGAATTGAGCAGATGTCTCAACGGGCACAAAAGATTCTTTCGCGATGTAAAGAAATGGAAATAAAAGTAGAAAAAGGCTGTTCTTCGCTTACGGGAAATAATTGTGATCAGTTGTTATATTTATTAAACGAATATGAGTATCTGATGCCTTTGCCTGAAAGGTTGCAGGTGTTAAAAACGGATGTTTTGTCTCGCTGTGCAATCAAACGGAAAAAAGAAATCAAAACGATGGGAATCCTCATTGCGATTGTGGGATTGCTTGTGCTGGGCATTTATTATTTTTCATTGCCTTTTTTTTATATAGGCGAATTTCGCAATGCAATTGCGCGTCGACAGATCGAGCGAGCGCAGACTTTGGCTGCAAAAGTGGGTGACCGATATGATACTTCAGGGGAACTCAACTCATTAAAAAATTTCATTAGTGCAAAAACACAATATACCAGCATCAGTAATGATGTCGAACAGGTTAAAAAATTTTACGTGTCCGAATGGAATATTGTTCGGGGATTAATAACAGAAGCAGAACGCCTCGGCGACCTGCAAAAAAGCGCAGTTTTATATGAACAGGCTTCTGCCCGAATATTGAATGCAGTAGAACAAATCAACGAAATGTTTGGGGCGAAAGAACGATGTGAACAAATCAACGGTATAGATTTAATTAAGGTATTCTATGGGTCTGAATGGCGTGTTATTCAGGAATTAACAGAGGAAGCAGAAGCATTTGATGATCCGCAAAAAGGGATAATTTTATATGAACAAATATCGGTTCGAATAGCGAATGCTATAGAGCAAGTTAATGAAATGCTTGTAGCTAAAGAACGGTGTGAGAAAATATTTGAAAATACAGCTATTAATCAAAATCTCGTGCGAAAATATGCTCCGAAGGAATGGGCGGACGCTCAATCCTTATTAGCAACAGCCAAGAAAAATATAAAGCCTCAAGCTATGATTGAAAACTACAATTCTGCAGAACAACTGCTTCGTTCCGCTATTAACAAAACAAAACAGACTCCAGTTGTTGTTGTACTTACTTGTAATGCACAAGATTTCGCGGTTTTTGAAAATGGCAAAAAACTAAAGTGTTGATGCTGGTAAAATATCTTTGGCTCCATTTACTGAACATGTTTTAACATTTCAAGCGACAGGATATACAAGTACAACGATAACCATTGATGGCAAAGATCCTGGATATCAATCGTTTCTAAAGGTAGAATTAAAAAAAATAATACCCGTCGGTGGTGATCCAAGCGCGATTGACTGGGAAGTTATTGATTCTCGTTGGATAAAAAATATTTATTCTAACAGGGAAATTACAATGAGCGACACGGTTACAGAAAAAATGTGGCTGTATGATTTGAATCGTATGCATTGGGGATTTTGGCGCGATGCCGTTACGGATTGTGAAAATTTCTCGTACGCCGGATATACTAATTGGCGTTTGCCGAATAGAGATGAATTGGTGAATCAAGTTAGTCAAAAACGATTGTTTGTTGGTGTGAAGAGTGGTTATTTGTATTGGTCTAAAACAACAGGCATCTATTATTACCCGATAAGCAGATCTAAAGATGATGGCGCATGGTGTGTTGATATGAGCAATGGTTCTTCGCGTTGCGATACATTATTAAGCATGCATTATATATGGCCTGTTAGGGATATAAATTCACAAAAAGCACCTGTGCCATGGTGGTAATATGACTTTCAAATATTGATTAGCTCACCGCAACATTCACCAGTCGTCCGGGAACGACGATGACTTTGCGGATGGTTTTGCCTTCGGTCCATTTGAGGACGACGGGATCGGCAATAGCGAGCTGTTCGATCTCTTCTTTGGTGGCGGCGGACGGGACGGTGAGCTGTCCACGGACTTTGCCGTTGACCTGCAGTGCCATTTGTATGGTGTCGCGGTGCAGCGCGGCTTCTATGAATTCCGGCCATTCGGCGCTGAGAACGCCGCCGGTATAGCCGAGTTCTTTCCACAGTTCTTCGGCGATGTGCGGTGCAAACGGTGAAATGAGGATGACCACTTTTTCGATGGCATCACGGAATACCGCTTTGGCCTGTTCAGAACTGCCGGCAAAAATTCTGAAGCTGTTTTTCAGCACTTTGTGCGCAGCCTATTCCTTTGCGGCATCAGAATCCTGATAATCAGAAAACTTCATGGACATAACGCGCGAGATACCGCGATTGGGCATGGTAACGCCGTAAATAACGTCGGCGGCGGCGATGGTCTGCCGGCTGTGCGTGATGAGAATGAATTGCGACTGCGAAAGAAAGCCTTTGAGCATGTTGATGAAGCGGTTAATGTTGGCTTCGTCGAGTGCGGCATCCATTTCGTCGAGTACGCAGAACGGGCTTGGTTTGACTTTAAAGAGCGCAAACAGCAGGGCGACTGCAGTCATGGTGCGTTCACCGCCGGAGAGCAGTGAAATGGTCTGTAATTTTTTTCCGGGCGGGCGCGCAATGATTTCGATGCCGGATTCAAGCACATCGGTTTCGTCGACGAGCACGAGTTTAGCAGAACCGCCGCCGAAGAGCTGCTCGAAAATAATGCCGAATTCATCATTCACTTTATGGAATGTTGCGGAAAAAAGTTCCGTTGTGGTGGCATTGATCTTTTTGATCATATCGAGCAGCTGCTCTTTCGCCGAAATC encodes the following:
- a CDS encoding zinc ribbon domain-containing protein gives rise to the protein MVLEAVVFQSTTSTGVFAVFGQMFRLAILFSITVGVWRKFVKHKEIPDDSRSAPVNGDENAEAMSFDGIEDVETFPEQKKNCSFCGVSNFSSARFCESCGAGFFQKCPDCEEETYADQKYCIVCGADKEGFLIAQQILENMLKAEAQKNLQQVIEESEKINGIQLSGPKGEKLKARIEQMSQRAQKILSRCKEMEIKVEKGCSSLTGNNCDQLLYLLNEYEYLMPLPERLQVLKTDVLSRCAIKRKKEIKTMGILIAIVGLLVLGIYYFSLPFFYIGEFRNAIARRQIERAQTLAAKVGDRYDTSGELNSLKNFISAKTQYTSISNDVEQVKKFYVSEWNIVRGLITEAERLGDLQKSAVLYEQASARILNAVEQINEMFGAKERCEQINGIDLIKVFYGSEWRVIQELTEEAEAFDDPQKGIILYEQISVRIANAIEQVNEMLVAKERCEKIFENTAINQNLVRKYAPKEWADAQSLLATAKKNIKPQAMIENYNSAEQLLRSAINKTKQTPVVVVLTCNAQDFAVFENGKKLKC
- a CDS encoding class I tRNA ligase family protein produces the protein MLKNSFRIFAGSSEQAKAVFRDAIEKVVILISPFAPHIAEELWKELGYTGGVLSAEWPEFIEAALHRDTIQMALQVNGKVRGQLTVPSAATKEEIEQLAIADPVVLKWTEGKTIRKVIVVPGRLVNVAVS
- a CDS encoding DUF1566 domain-containing protein, translated to MAPFTEHVLTFQATGYTSTTITIDGKDPGYQSFLKVELKKIIPVGGDPSAIDWEVIDSRWIKNIYSNREITMSDTVTEKMWLYDLNRMHWGFWRDAVTDCENFSYAGYTNWRLPNRDELVNQVSQKRLFVGVKSGYLYWSKTTGIYYYPISRSKDDGAWCVDMSNGSSRCDTLLSMHYIWPVRDINSQKAPVPWW
- a CDS encoding CAAX prenyl protease-related protein — its product is MSTEPKPEWTPELDKENSKAVWAHLVPFMGWLLLMSLLGDPSGWRYAWQTIGVLVLLLMFRPWRWYEAPKLKSLPLAVLVGVFVFVIWVGFESATFKNLFPAVSEFYERWFVDLLHIGKLREPLEFGENGLYHYDPHQTGWPLFWVHMFGTTLIVGMIEEFAFRGFLYRWMQGSPFFKKDIGAMNWKMCILVAVLFALEHNEWLMGLFCGIFYTWLMVKTRDIWAAVFAHALTNGLLGWYAVHTGFYWFW